DNA from Deltaproteobacteria bacterium:
AGGGGAAACGGATGCGTTCGCGAAGGAGCGCGCATCAACCAGTCCTGCGAACGGGCCTTCCGTCCGTGCGCCCACTGCTACATGCATGTCTTTCCGAGCGATCCGCCGAAGCCGACTGCGGAGCCGGAGAGTCGTCGGGTGGCACAATCTGTCCCAACTCCGCTCCAACCGACTAAGGAGCGAGTCATGGATCAGAATCAGGTGCTCCCGGCACCGTCCAGAAGCATGAGCAAAAACGCCCTTTCCAAAATCTCTGTGTTGCCGCGCCGGTAGAGGTAGATCGCGGACGAGTAGTCCGTGCCGTCGCCCGGCAAGCCCGGACGCGGCTCGATCGTCCACGCTCCCGCCCAGTAGCCATAGTGCCAGGCAACCAATCTGACGATGAACCGCGCGGCATGCCCGTTTCCGTTGGCGTACGGATGGATGCCGAGAAACGTAACGAAAATCCATGCCGACACCTTCGCAATTTTCAGGGCGAAATCTTCCGTGAATCGGCGCTCGCCTCGAGCTATCACTCCGTCGAGAGCGCCAATTGCGGCACGAATCGACTGACCCAGAAAATCCATTTTCTGAAACACGAGCCGAGGGTGGGTGCCGACGAGCGGGTCCGAACGAATTTCGACGAAATAATTGAGAAGACCAGAAAAGTCCTCACCTCGATAGTGACCCGCAAAATAGGGAGCGTCCGGAGGGGTGAGATCCTGGAAGAGCAAGTGGTGGACCGGGCGCGTGTTGTTCGAATGCTCGACGACGTTCCACTCCCGGCGCGCGAGTTTTCCGAGCACCTCCTCGCTTGCGCGCCGAAGGACGGGCTCGTATCCGTGAACGTCTTTGTATTCCCAGTTGATGTTCACGCGAGAGGCGTCTGGATCAGTCT
Protein-coding regions in this window:
- a CDS encoding Fic family protein; protein product: MLGKLARREWNVVEHSNNTRPVHHLLFQDLTPPDAPYFAGHYRGEDFSGLLNYFVEIRSDPLVGTHPRLVFQKMDFLGQSIRAAIGALDGVIARGERRFTEDFALKIAKVSAWIFVTFLGIHPYANGNGHAARFIVRLVAWHYGYWAGAWTIEPRPGLPGDGTDYSSAIYLYRRGNTEILERAFLLMLLDGAGST